From one Amaranthus tricolor cultivar Red isolate AtriRed21 chromosome 17, ASM2621246v1, whole genome shotgun sequence genomic stretch:
- the LOC130803703 gene encoding uncharacterized protein LOC130803703: MVTVKWACNVLLEDIRANNDIPGKALNEILWSRYGVEMAQPGLYRVRNMALSIINDGNDTSYSALPSYCDVIKSINNDRPLVFMSIFVSFKAFLDSLFSGCRSLIGVDGAHLKSNYGGVLLSAIALDGNNEMFPVARGIVSCKDEESWKLKGIDKALNDLWPKVQRRYCCKHLSANWKKPFPRPKLWQLFLLACGAFSTFTFAKAMNEIVKNNPEARKWLANMGPQERWTKHKFDPELKCDINKKNFVKSFNGTLGTDRCKPVLTMLEGIRRVTMVRLAARRQKCEDWERLCPNVVKRVQVLCNVSRSYRAFMSSLGEHAMRAILHEGLDPQSFVHELYSLEKYKLAYGHNIKPIPDQDKWLAYIDRNDFYAYNLTLQWKEQTTVSRTLQQIS; this comes from the exons ATGGTAACAGTGAAGTGGGCATGCAATGTGTTACTGGAGGACATAAGAGCTAATAATGACATCCCAGGTAAGGCATTGAATGAGATTTTGTGGTCCAGATATGGTGTTGAGATGGCACAACCAGGCTTGTATAGGGTGAGGAACATGGCTTTGAGTATCATTAATGATGGGAATGATACATCATACAGTGCATTGCCATCTTACTGTGATGTTAtcaaatcaataaacaatg ATAGACCCCTAGTATTTATGAGCATTTTCGTATCTTTCAAGGCTTTTCTGGATAGCCTTTTTTCTGGTTGTAGGAGTCTTATTGGAGTGGATGGGGCTCATTTAAAGAGTAATTATGGTGGTGTTTTGTTATCTGCAATTGCCCTTGATGGCAACAATGAAATGTTTCCAGTGGCACGGGGTATTGTTTCATGTAAAGATGAAGAGAGTTGGAA GCTGAAG GGAATTGACAAGGCTCTCAATGATTTGTGGCCTAAGGTGCAAAGAAGGTATTGTTGCAAACACCTTAGTGCCAACTGGAAGAAGCCTTTTCCTAGACCTAAGTTATGGCAACTGTTTTTGCTAGCATGTGGGGCTTTCTCAACCTTCACATTTGCAAAGGCCATGAATGAAATTGTGAAAAACAACCCTGAGGCTAGGAAATGGCTTGCTAACATGGGTCCACAGGAGAGATGGACAAAACATAAATTCGATCCTGAACTGAAGTGTGAcattaacaagaaaaattttGTGAAAAGTTTCAATGGAACCCTAGGAACTGACAGGTGCAAGCCAGTGTTAACTATGTTAGAGGGAATTAGGAGAGTCACAATG GTTAGGTTAGCTGCAAGGAGGCAGAAGTGTGAAGATTGGGAGAGGCTTTGTCCAAATGTTGTGAAGAGAGTTCAAGTATTGTGCAATGTGAGTAGGTCTTACAGGGCTTTCATGTCTAGTCTAGGGGA GCATGCAATGAGAGCTATTCTTCATGAAGGTCTTGATCCACAATCATTTGTTCATGAATTGTATTCATTGGAGAAATATAAGTTGGCCTATGGTCACAACATTAAACCTATCCCTGACCAAGATAAGTGGCTAGCTTACATAGATAGAAACGATTTCTACGCTTACAATCTTACTTTACAATGGAAAGAACAAACAACAGTAAGTAGAACATTACAAcaaatttcatga